In Oryza sativa Japonica Group chromosome 2, ASM3414082v1, the following are encoded in one genomic region:
- the LOC4331166 gene encoding serine/threonine-protein phosphatase PP1, whose product MDPVLLDDIIRRLIEVKNLKPGKNAQLSESEIKQLCATSKEIFLNQPNLLELEAPIKICGDVHGQYSDLLRLFDYGGYPPQSNYLFLGDYVDRGKQSLETICLLLAYKIKYPENFFLLRGNHECASVNRIYGFYDECKRRFSVKLWKTFTDCFNCLPVAALIDEKILCMHGGLSPELNKLDQILNLNRPTDVPDTGLLCDLLWSDPSNDAQGWAMNDRGVSYTFGPDKVSEFLEKHDLDLICRAHQVVEDGYEFFANRQLVTIFSAPNYCGEFDNAGAMMSVDDTLMCSFQILKPARKMLGGSTNSKSGFKSLRGW is encoded by the exons ATGGATCCGGTGTTGCTGGACGACATCATCCGGAGGCTTATCGAGGTGAAGAATCTGAAGCCGGGGAAGAACGCGCAGCTTTCGGAGTCGGAGATTAAGCAGCTCTGCGCAACCTCCAAGGAGATCTTCCTGAATCAGCCCAACCTGCTCGAGCTCGAGGCCCCCATCAAAATCTGCG GTGATGTTCATGGACAGTATTCTGATCTCCTGAGGCTGTTTGATTATGGTGGGTATCCACCTCAGTCCAACTATCTCTTCTTGGGCGATTATGTGGACCGGGGAAAGCAAAGCCTTGAGACGATATGCCTTCTTTTGGCTTATAAGATCAAGTACCCTGAAAACTTCTTCCTACTCAGAGGCAACCATGAATGTGCATCGGTCAACCGCATCTATGGATTTTATGACGAGTGCAAGCGCAGATTCAGTGTAAAACTCTGGAAGACTTTTACTGACTGTTTTAACTGCTTACCAGTGGCAGCATTGATAGATGAAAAGATTCTTTGTATGCACGGAGGTCTTTCTCCAGAGTTGAATAAGCTGGATCAAATACTCAACCTCAACCGCCCCACGGATGTGCCTGATACTGGGTTACTTTGTGATCTCCTTTGGTCCGATCCATCCAATGACGCACAAGGGTGGGCTATGAATGATCGAGGTGTCTCATATACATTCGGGCCAGACAAAGTGTCTGAATTTCTTGAGAAGCATGATTTAGACCTCATCTGTCGAGCCCATCAG GTTGTCGAAGATGGGTACGAGTTCTTTGCTAACCGCCAACTTGTAACAATATTCTCGGCCCCTAATTACTGTGGAGAATTTGATAATGCTGGTGCCATGATGAGTGTAGATGATACACTGATGTGCTCTTTTCAAATACTAAAACCAGCGAGGAAAATGTTGGGTGGTTCCACGAATTCCAAATCCGGCTTCAAG